From Anopheles coluzzii chromosome 3, AcolN3, whole genome shotgun sequence, the proteins below share one genomic window:
- the LOC120959225 gene encoding long-chain fatty acid transport protein 4, translating to MLVELSVKQKFLTLCGITAAAMAASLAIGQRLIPQSILTGVVFYLISGERPSTVYASIVSLPRDIRTAIIFLKLNLCLYRYERAGATVVQIFERVVARQPNKVAFLMDDGQLTFAQVKQLADRVAAHFYAKGFRKGDTIALLMETRLEYPCIWLGLSKVGIVTALINSNLRKETLRHSITVANSKAIIVSTELAGAIAEINEQEGIKGLPVHLFRSDGAPDTASSSSSSSDPLPDAEDLRLSLDSSGSSSSYVDLSAIPNDISPKDKLVYIYTSGTTGMPKAAVITNLRYTFMALGCYYMLSFRDDDIIYNSLPLYHSAGGMIGVGSVLLCGVTAALRKKFSASNFWTDCIRYKCTVAQYIGEICRFVLMTPPKPTDTQHSVRLMFGNGLRPQIWPQFVSRFNIQQIGEFYGSTEGNSNLLNIDNTMGAVGFVPNFAKAIYPVTLIRCDEETGEIIRGSDGFCIKCKAGEPGVFVGKINPKKALNSFVGYADKAASEKKVLHDVFRKGDIFFNSGDILVQDLLGNYYFKDRTGDTFRWRGENVATSEVEGVITTIVGLKDCAVYGVDIPETEGKAGMAAIVDPEGKVDLEQLAAGIRASLPAYARPLFIRVLSEVPMTTTFKLKKRDLQVDGYDLGKIQDPIYFLQSNGTYRRFTADDHETIKSGKARL from the exons ATGTTGGTCGAGTTGAGCGTGAAGCAGAAATTTCTGACACTGTGCGGCATCACAGCTGCCGCCATGGCCGCATCATTAGCGATCGGACAAAGATTGATACCGCAGTCGATACTGACCGGTGTCGTTTTTTACCTCATTTCCGGCGAACGGCCGTCCACCGTGTACGCGTCCATCGTGTCGCTGCCGCGGGACATACG CACGGCAATAATTTTCCTGAAGCTTAACCTCTGCCTGTACCGGTACGAGCGGGCCGGCGCCACGGTCGTGCAGATCTTCGAGCGTGTGGTCGCCCGCCAACCGAACAAGGTAGCGTTCCTGATGGACGATGGGCAGCTTACGTTCGCCCAGGTGAAGCAGCTGGCCGACCGGGTGGCGGCCCACTTTTACGCGAAAGGTTTCCGCAAGGGCGACACGATAGCGCTGCTGATGGAGACGCGGCTCGAGTATCCGTGCATCTGGCTCGGCCTCTCGAAGGTCGGCATCGTGACGGCGCTGATCAATtcgaacctgcggaaggaaaCGCTGCGTCACTCGATAACGGTGGCTAATTCGAAGGCAATCATCGTCAGCACGGAGCTGGCCGGAG CGATCGCCGAAATAAACGAGCAGGAAGGCATAAAAGGCTTGCCGGTACATCTATTCCGCTCCGACGGTGCCCCGGAtaccgccagcagcagcagcagcagcagtgaccCATTGCCAG aTGCCGAAGATTTAAGGCTCAGCTTGGATAGTAGCGGCAGCAGTAGCTCATACGTAGATTTAAGCGCTATCCCGAATGATATATCACCGAAAGATAAATTGGTTTACATCTATACGTCCGGCACGACCGGTATGCCGAAGGCGGCCGTCATCACGAACCTGAG GTACACATTCATGGCCCTGGGCTGCTACTACATGCTGAGCTTCCGCGATGACGACATCATTTATAATTCATTGCCGCTGTATCATTCGGCGGGCGGTATGATCGGTGTCGGCAGTGTGCTGCTGTGCGGTGTGACCGCTGCCCTGCGCAAAAAGTTCTCCGCTTCCAACTTCTGGACGGACTGCATCCGGTACAAGTGCACG GTGGCACAGTATATTGGGGAAATCTGTCGGTTCGTGCTGATGACACCGCCGAAACCGACTGACACCCAGCACAGCGTGCGGCTAATGTTTGGCAACGGTTTGCGGCCCCAGATTTGGCCCCAGTTTGTGTCGCGCTTCAACATTCAGCAGATCGGCGAGTTTTACGGCTCCACCGAAGGCAATTCCAACTTGT TGAACATCGATAACACGATGGGAGCGGTCGGTTTCGTTCCCAACTTCGCCAAAGCCATCTATCCCGTAACGCTGATAAG ATGTGATGAAGAAACGGGTGAGATTATCCGCGGCTCGGATGGGTTCTGCATTAAGTGTAAAGCGGGCGAGCCGGGCGTTTTCGTCGGGAAGATCAACCCGAAGAAGGCATTGAACTCGTTCGTTGGGTACGCGGACAAGGCAGCCTCGGAGAAGAAGGTACTGCACGACGTGTTTCGCAAGGGCGACATTTTCTTCAACTCTGGCGACATTCTGGTGCAAGATTTGCTCGGCAACTATTACTTCAAGGACCGAACGGGCGATACGTTCAG ATGGCGCGGTGAGAACGTTGCCACATCGGAGGTTGAAGGAGTCATCACCACGATCGTCGGTTTGAAGGATTGTGCTGTGTACGGTGTTGAT ATCCCCGAAACGGAGGGCAAAGCCGGCATGGCTGCCATCGTCGACCCGGAGGGCAAGGTGGATCTGGAGCAGCTTGCGGCCGGCATTCGCGCTAGCCTGCCCGCGTACGCCCGGCCACTGTTTATACGCGTCCTGTCCGAGGtgccgatga
- the LOC120959228 gene encoding uncharacterized protein LOC120959228, producing MSALLRKLFATVGGSVVGGAPMKMVLVVRSDLGLKKGKIASQCAHAAVLCCMRAASAGGDAAGRGKMLDAWLRQGQPKIVLRVDSLQELHLLTERAESSGVIAEIVRDAGRTQVASGTETVLGLGPDRTEAIDSLVGHLKLL from the coding sequence ATGAGCGCGCTGCTCCGGAAGTTGTTCGCCACGGTAGGAggtagtgttgttggtggtgcgcCCATGAAAATGGTGCTGGTAGTGCGGTCCGATTTAGGGCTGAAGAAGGGCAAGATAGCGTCGCAGTGTGCACACGCGGCCGTACTGTGCTGCATGCGGGCAGCGTCGGCGGGTGGCGATGCTGCGGGTAGGGGCAAGATGCTGGACGCGTGGTTGCGGCAGGGCCAGCCAAAGATAGTGCTTAGGGTAGATAGTTTGCAGGAGCTGCATTTGCTGACGGAGCGGGCCGAGTCGAGCGGGGTTATTGCGGAGATTGTGCGGGACGCCGGCCGGACACAGGTAGCGAGCGGAACGGAGACCGTACTGGGGCTGGGGCCGGATCGTACCGAAGCGATAGATTCGTTGGTCGGGCATTTGAAGTTACTGTAG
- the LOC120959229 gene encoding cytochrome c oxidase assembly factor 4 homolog, mitochondrial, with amino-acid sequence MSDAVDPVEQMLKSTGCLNLHYKVQECIAETGDWRLCQDVVKDFKHCMQDYTDKQRAKYSGK; translated from the exons ATGTCCGATGCGGTGGATCCCGTCGAGCAGATGCTAAAGAGTACCGGCTGCCTGAATCTCCACTACAAGGTGcag GAGTGCATTGCCGAAACCGGCGACTGGCGGCTCTGTCAGGACGTAGTTAAAGATTTCAAACACTGCATGCAAGATTACACCGACAAGCAGCGGGCAAAGTATAGCGGGAAGTAA